One genomic region from Jiangella sp. DSM 45060 encodes:
- a CDS encoding HU family DNA-binding protein, with protein MGKKKLIDRIADGFDGNREVAQHALDSVVEGIQRSLAAGEKVAVKGLGVFDRDKDKSAKNKKKAKKRTVATFSPADELQDVVAGVKKASTRVRESLSLVPAQAAAVAESATRSVSGAAKQVADAVRGDKDDAAPAAKAPAKAPAKKAASTARKVPASRPAAPKKAAGPARRTTTAAKKTAAPAARKTTAAKKTTAPAAKKATTATAAAKKTTAPAAKKATTATAAAKKTTAPAAKKTTTATAAKKTTAAAKKTTTATAAKKTTAAAKKTTTARKTTTAKKTAARTTSAAKKTAAPAAGAATAAKKTTATPAKRAAATPVTPATTSAPGTTTPPSTRT; from the coding sequence GTGGGGAAGAAGAAACTGATCGACCGCATTGCCGACGGTTTCGACGGCAACCGCGAGGTGGCGCAGCACGCTCTCGACTCCGTCGTCGAGGGCATCCAGCGTTCGCTGGCCGCGGGCGAGAAGGTCGCCGTCAAGGGGCTCGGCGTCTTCGACCGCGACAAGGACAAGAGCGCCAAGAACAAGAAGAAGGCCAAGAAGCGCACGGTGGCCACGTTCAGCCCGGCCGACGAGCTGCAGGACGTCGTCGCGGGCGTGAAGAAGGCGAGCACACGCGTCCGCGAGTCACTGTCGCTGGTGCCGGCCCAGGCCGCCGCGGTGGCCGAGTCGGCGACGCGTTCGGTGTCGGGCGCCGCCAAGCAGGTGGCCGACGCCGTCCGCGGCGACAAGGACGACGCGGCGCCGGCCGCGAAGGCGCCTGCGAAGGCCCCGGCGAAGAAGGCGGCGTCGACGGCGCGCAAGGTGCCGGCCAGCCGGCCGGCGGCGCCGAAGAAGGCGGCCGGACCGGCCCGCAGGACCACGACGGCGGCGAAGAAGACGGCCGCCCCGGCCGCGCGCAAGACGACCGCCGCGAAGAAGACGACGGCCCCGGCCGCGAAGAAGGCCACCACGGCGACGGCGGCCGCGAAGAAGACGACGGCCCCGGCCGCGAAGAAGGCCACGACGGCGACGGCTGCCGCGAAGAAGACGACGGCCCCCGCGGCGAAGAAGACGACGACCGCGACGGCTGCCAAGAAGACGACGGCGGCGGCGAAGAAGACGACGACCGCGACGGCTGCCAAGAAGACGACGGCGGCGGCGAAGAAGACCACGACCGCCCGCAAGACCACGACCGCCAAGAAGACGGCGGCCCGCACGACCTCGGCGGCGAAGAAGACCGCGGCACCGGCCGCCGGCGCCGCCACGGCCGCCAAGAAGACCACGGCGACCCCCGCCAAGCGGGCGGCCGCCACGCCGGTCACTCCGGCCACCACGTCGGCGCCGGGCACCACCACGCCGCCGTCGACGCGCACCTGA
- the cofC gene encoding 2-phospho-L-lactate guanylyltransferase, producing MTTPQRWTIVIPVKRPEHAKTRLADAVGEHRPRFARAFAADTVQAALDAPPVARVIVVTDDDEAAAEAVVLGAEVVADTPDAGLNAALRHGATVARADDVAAAVATLSADLPALRPAELTRVLDAAAAHPRSFLADAAGIGTTSYAAGPGAAFEPAFGGRSRAAHRLAGVVELDLDDVTTVRRDVDTAVDLWDARRLGVGPRTAALLAELDVAL from the coding sequence ATGACGACACCACAGCGCTGGACGATCGTGATCCCCGTCAAGCGACCCGAGCACGCCAAGACCCGACTCGCCGACGCCGTCGGCGAGCATCGCCCGCGGTTCGCCCGGGCGTTCGCCGCCGACACCGTCCAGGCCGCCCTCGACGCCCCGCCGGTGGCGCGCGTCATCGTCGTCACCGACGACGACGAGGCGGCCGCCGAGGCCGTGGTGCTCGGGGCCGAGGTCGTGGCCGACACGCCCGACGCGGGGCTGAACGCGGCGCTGCGGCACGGCGCGACGGTGGCGCGCGCCGACGACGTCGCGGCGGCCGTGGCGACGCTTTCGGCCGACCTCCCGGCTCTGCGCCCGGCCGAGCTGACGCGCGTGCTCGACGCGGCCGCGGCGCACCCGCGGTCGTTCCTCGCCGACGCCGCGGGCATCGGCACCACCAGCTACGCCGCCGGCCCGGGCGCCGCGTTCGAGCCGGCCTTCGGCGGCCGGTCGCGGGCCGCGCACCGGCTGGCCGGCGTCGTCGAGCTGGACCTCGACGACGTCACGACGGTTCGCCGCGACGTCGACACCGCCGTCGACCTCTGGGACGCCCGCCGCCTCGGTGTGGGGCCGCGGACGGCCGCGTTGCTGGCCGAGCTGGACGTCGCGCTCTGA
- a CDS encoding 1-acyl-sn-glycerol-3-phosphate acyltransferase has protein sequence MAGPSANGPAGVGFAFKFIATLIRPFLMAFTRQNWRGGENIPPGGTGVIVAGNHISHFDPLSFAHFLWDNGRATRYLAKSGVFRVPVFGRLITAAGQIPVYRESRDASQAYRAAVAAVKAGELVAIYPEGTISRDPDLWPMVGKTGAARVALETGCDVIPVAQWGANHVLAPYSKRIRLLPRKTMSVIAGPPIPLDDLRGRPVDSTVLRIATDRIMAAITAQLAQIRGEVAPAERFDPKAVGLPPVGDPKQRPQEEQPEEQP, from the coding sequence GTGGCGGGACCGAGTGCGAACGGGCCGGCCGGGGTGGGGTTCGCGTTCAAGTTCATCGCAACCCTGATCCGTCCGTTCCTCATGGCCTTCACCCGGCAGAACTGGCGCGGCGGCGAGAACATTCCGCCGGGCGGCACCGGGGTGATCGTCGCGGGCAACCACATCTCGCACTTCGACCCGCTGTCGTTCGCGCACTTCCTGTGGGACAACGGCCGCGCCACCCGGTACCTCGCGAAGTCCGGCGTGTTCCGCGTGCCGGTGTTCGGGCGGCTCATCACGGCCGCCGGGCAGATCCCGGTCTACCGCGAGTCGCGCGATGCCTCGCAGGCGTACCGCGCCGCCGTCGCCGCCGTCAAGGCCGGTGAGCTGGTCGCGATCTACCCCGAGGGCACCATCTCGCGCGACCCCGACCTCTGGCCGATGGTCGGCAAGACCGGCGCCGCGCGGGTCGCGCTGGAGACCGGCTGCGACGTCATCCCGGTCGCGCAGTGGGGCGCCAACCACGTGCTGGCGCCGTACTCCAAGCGCATCCGGCTGCTGCCGCGCAAGACGATGTCCGTCATCGCCGGTCCGCCGATCCCGCTCGACGACCTGCGCGGCCGGCCGGTCGACTCCACCGTCCTGCGCATCGCCACCGACCGCATCATGGCGGCCATCACCGCGCAGCTGGCGCAGATCCGCGGCGAGGTCGCGCCGGCCGAGCGGTTCGACCCCAAGGCGGTCGGGCTGCCGCCGGTCGGCGACCCGAAGCAGCGGCCCCAGGAAGAGCAGCCGGAGGAGCAGCCGTGA
- a CDS encoding NAD(P)H-dependent glycerol-3-phosphate dehydrogenase, which translates to MTRAAVFGAGSWGTAFALVLADAGADVTIWGRRPELCDAINATHTNPDYLPGVGLPPAIRATHDPAEAAHGTDLVVLAVPSQSLRDNLSTWAPALPSSAALVSLMKGVELGTAKRMSEVIDDVTGAGPGRIAAVSGPNLAREIAQRQPAASVVAAADDDLAKAIQRACHSPHFRPYTNHDLVGAELGGAVKNVIALAVGIAAGLGFGDNARASVITRGLAETARLGAALGADAYTFSGLAGLGDLAATCMSPLSRNRSFGEQLGRGSTVAEIVAGTRQVAEGVKSCESILDLAGRHGVDMPIVQHVTGVVRGELTPAEMVGSLLSRSAKPERHGH; encoded by the coding sequence GTGACCCGCGCCGCCGTCTTCGGGGCCGGCTCGTGGGGGACGGCCTTCGCGCTCGTGCTCGCCGACGCCGGCGCCGACGTCACCATCTGGGGCCGCCGCCCGGAGCTGTGCGACGCCATCAACGCCACCCACACGAACCCCGACTACCTGCCCGGCGTCGGGCTGCCGCCGGCGATCCGGGCCACCCACGACCCCGCCGAGGCCGCGCACGGCACCGACCTCGTCGTGCTGGCGGTGCCGTCGCAGTCGCTGCGCGACAACCTCTCGACCTGGGCGCCGGCGCTGCCGTCGTCCGCGGCGCTGGTCAGCCTGATGAAGGGGGTCGAGCTCGGCACGGCGAAGCGCATGAGCGAGGTCATCGACGACGTCACCGGCGCCGGACCGGGCCGCATCGCCGCCGTCTCCGGTCCCAACCTCGCCCGCGAGATCGCCCAGCGCCAGCCCGCCGCCAGCGTCGTCGCGGCCGCCGACGACGACCTCGCGAAGGCCATCCAGCGGGCCTGCCACTCGCCGCACTTCCGCCCGTACACCAACCACGACCTCGTCGGGGCCGAGCTGGGCGGCGCGGTGAAGAACGTCATCGCGCTGGCCGTCGGCATCGCCGCCGGGCTCGGCTTCGGCGACAACGCCCGCGCCAGCGTCATCACCCGCGGGCTGGCCGAGACCGCGCGGCTGGGCGCCGCGCTCGGCGCCGACGCCTACACGTTCTCCGGACTGGCCGGGCTCGGCGACCTCGCCGCCACCTGCATGTCGCCGCTGTCGCGCAACCGCTCGTTCGGCGAGCAGCTGGGCCGCGGCAGCACCGTCGCCGAGATCGTCGCCGGCACCCGGCAGGTCGCCGAGGGGGTCAAGTCGTGCGAGTCGATCCTCGACCTCGCCGGCCGCCACGGCGTCGACATGCCGATCGTCCAGCACGTCACCGGGGTGGTCCGGGGCGAGCTCACACCGGCCGAGATGGTGGGCTCGCTGCTGTCCCGGTCGGCCAAGCCCGAACGACACGGGCATTGA
- a CDS encoding D-alanine--D-alanine ligase family protein: MNYSQDRRIRVAVVFGGRSSEHEISCVTAGGVLAALDPRRYEVLPIGITTSGRWVLTTADPERLAIHGSTMPTVDDEGGTVVLPGRGELAVQSPGEVPHALGTVDVVFPLLHGPYGEDGTIQGLLELADVRYVGSGVLASAVGMDKHVMKLLLAGAGLPVTRHVLVRPSAWEPQRDRVIAEAEAFGYPVFVKPARAGSSMGVSKARDAAELEAAVLAAREHDPKVLIEEAVTGREVECGVLEGQGGGEPEASVVGEIRLGAGHELYDFEAKYLPGDDVSLDIPADLPAEVAERVRRMSIEAFQALSCESLARVDFFLRDDGSLVVNELNTMPGFTPTSMFPQLWAKTGIDYPSLVDRLVDTALRRPTGLR, from the coding sequence GTGAACTACTCGCAGGACCGTCGCATCAGGGTCGCCGTCGTCTTCGGCGGCCGAAGCTCCGAGCACGAGATCTCGTGCGTCACGGCCGGGGGCGTGCTGGCCGCGCTCGACCCGCGCCGCTACGAGGTGCTGCCGATCGGCATCACGACGTCCGGCCGCTGGGTTCTGACCACGGCCGATCCGGAGCGCCTGGCCATCCACGGCAGCACCATGCCGACGGTCGACGACGAGGGCGGCACCGTCGTGCTGCCCGGACGGGGCGAGCTGGCGGTGCAGTCGCCGGGCGAAGTGCCGCACGCGCTGGGCACCGTCGACGTCGTGTTCCCGCTGCTGCACGGCCCGTACGGCGAGGACGGCACCATCCAGGGGCTGCTCGAGCTGGCCGACGTCCGCTACGTCGGGTCCGGCGTGCTGGCCTCCGCCGTCGGCATGGACAAACACGTCATGAAGCTGCTGCTGGCCGGCGCCGGGCTGCCCGTCACCCGGCACGTCCTGGTGCGCCCGTCGGCGTGGGAGCCGCAGCGCGACCGCGTCATCGCCGAGGCCGAGGCGTTCGGCTACCCGGTGTTCGTCAAGCCGGCTCGCGCCGGGTCGAGCATGGGCGTCAGCAAGGCCCGCGACGCCGCCGAGCTGGAGGCCGCGGTCCTCGCCGCCCGCGAGCACGACCCCAAGGTGCTGATCGAGGAGGCCGTCACCGGCCGCGAGGTCGAGTGCGGCGTGCTCGAGGGCCAGGGCGGCGGCGAGCCCGAGGCGAGCGTCGTCGGCGAGATCCGCCTCGGCGCGGGGCACGAGCTGTACGACTTCGAGGCCAAGTACCTGCCCGGCGACGACGTGTCGCTCGACATCCCCGCCGACCTCCCGGCCGAGGTCGCCGAGCGGGTCCGGCGGATGTCCATCGAGGCGTTCCAGGCGCTGTCCTGCGAGAGCCTCGCCCGCGTCGACTTCTTCCTCCGCGACGACGGCTCGCTCGTGGTGAACGAGCTGAACACGATGCCGGGCTTCACCCCGACGTCGATGTTCCCGCAGCTGTGGGCGAAGACCGGCATCGACTACCCGTCGCTGGTCGACCGCCTCGTCGACACCGCCCTGCGCCGTCCCACCGGTCTGCGCTAG
- a CDS encoding GNAT family N-acetyltransferase, with protein MPTTLTTDRLTLRPMEPRDADAFADLNADPAVMEHFTTGPLDRAGSDRLLAVIRERHLRDGFGLAAVERREDGAFLGFTGISSHRWYPDDVEIGWRLAAHAWGHGYATEAATAWMEHAFGELGLPRLISITIPANTRSIAVMRRLGFTLWEEATHEGLDVVVYARKAA; from the coding sequence ATGCCCACCACCCTGACGACGGACCGTCTCACCCTGCGCCCGATGGAGCCCCGCGACGCCGACGCGTTCGCCGACCTGAACGCCGACCCCGCCGTCATGGAGCACTTCACCACCGGCCCGCTGGACCGCGCCGGGTCCGACCGGCTGCTCGCCGTCATCCGCGAACGCCACCTGCGCGACGGGTTCGGCCTGGCCGCCGTCGAGCGGCGCGAGGACGGCGCGTTCCTCGGCTTCACCGGCATCAGCAGCCACCGCTGGTACCCCGACGACGTCGAGATCGGCTGGCGGCTCGCGGCGCACGCGTGGGGGCACGGCTACGCCACCGAGGCCGCGACGGCGTGGATGGAGCACGCGTTCGGCGAGCTGGGCCTGCCGCGGCTGATCTCCATCACCATCCCGGCCAACACGAGGTCGATCGCCGTCATGCGCCGCCTCGGCTTCACGCTCTGGGAAGAGGCGACGCACGAGGGCCTGGACGTCGTCGTGTACGCGCGCAAGGCGGCCTAG
- a CDS encoding DUF3515 domain-containing protein, which yields MPSRPYLTPAVILLATVLAGCGFGAVDVTPHEPEPGSADVCAALQDALPDTVDDAIERDVDPSSEYVAAWGQPAIVLRCGVAMPASYRPDAQLFDVDGVGWLADEGEGGTFFTAVDREVLIEVAVPDDYAPEANVLTDLATAILDTDPERGLR from the coding sequence GTGCCCAGTCGTCCATATCTGACGCCGGCCGTCATCCTCCTCGCGACGGTGCTGGCCGGCTGCGGGTTCGGCGCCGTCGACGTCACGCCGCACGAGCCCGAGCCCGGCAGCGCGGACGTCTGCGCCGCCCTCCAGGACGCCCTCCCCGACACCGTCGACGACGCGATCGAGCGTGACGTCGACCCGTCCTCGGAGTACGTGGCCGCATGGGGTCAGCCGGCGATCGTGCTGCGCTGCGGCGTCGCGATGCCCGCCTCCTACCGCCCGGACGCCCAGCTGTTCGACGTCGACGGCGTCGGCTGGCTGGCCGACGAGGGCGAGGGCGGCACCTTCTTCACCGCCGTCGACCGGGAGGTGCTGATCGAGGTCGCCGTGCCCGACGACTACGCGCCTGAGGCGAACGTGCTGACCGACCTCGCGACGGCGATCCTCGACACCGACCCGGAGCGCGGCCTGCGCTAG
- a CDS encoding Lrp/AsnC family transcriptional regulator, with protein MVVQAYILIQTEVGKAAEVARKISEIDGVTLAEDVTGPYDVIVRAEAGNVDDLGKLVVARVQTVDGITRTLTCPVVHI; from the coding sequence GTGGTCGTACAGGCTTACATCCTGATCCAGACCGAGGTGGGCAAGGCCGCCGAGGTCGCCCGGAAGATCTCCGAGATCGACGGCGTCACGCTCGCCGAGGACGTCACCGGCCCGTACGACGTCATCGTGCGGGCCGAGGCCGGCAACGTCGACGATCTGGGGAAGCTCGTGGTCGCCCGCGTGCAGACGGTCGACGGCATCACCCGCACGCTCACGTGCCCAGTCGTCCATATCTGA
- a CDS encoding thiamine-phosphate kinase, with the protein MPDSVGELGEFGLIGAVTARLPQGPDVLLGPGDDSAVVAAPDGRVVVTTDLLVENRHFRRDWSDPADVGHKAAAQNLSDIEAMGARPTSLVVGLGLPADLPASWAVALSAGLGEEAALVGASVVGGDVVRSPLVVVSVTALGTLGGAAPVTRSGARPGDVVAVCGRLGWAEAGYQVLSRGFRTPRLVVEAHRRPQVPYGAGVEAAALGATAMCDVSDGLLGDLGHVADASSVSIDVDPALLEVAAPLREVASALGADPLTWVLTGGDDNALVATFPAGTELPERWTVIGAVAAGSGVTVDGAEYAAPGGHDHFAGP; encoded by the coding sequence ATGCCCGACAGCGTTGGCGAGCTGGGAGAGTTCGGCCTCATCGGCGCCGTGACCGCACGGCTGCCGCAGGGCCCGGACGTCCTCCTCGGCCCCGGCGACGACTCCGCCGTGGTCGCGGCGCCCGACGGCCGCGTCGTGGTGACGACCGATCTCCTGGTGGAGAACCGGCACTTCCGCCGCGACTGGTCCGACCCCGCCGACGTCGGTCACAAGGCGGCCGCGCAGAACCTGTCCGACATCGAGGCGATGGGCGCCCGGCCCACCTCTCTGGTCGTCGGGCTGGGCCTGCCGGCCGACCTCCCGGCGTCCTGGGCGGTCGCGCTCTCCGCCGGTCTGGGCGAGGAGGCCGCCCTGGTCGGCGCCTCCGTCGTCGGGGGCGACGTCGTACGCTCGCCGCTGGTCGTCGTCTCGGTGACGGCGCTCGGCACCCTGGGCGGCGCCGCGCCCGTCACCCGATCCGGCGCCCGCCCCGGCGACGTCGTCGCGGTGTGCGGGCGGCTCGGCTGGGCCGAGGCCGGCTACCAGGTGCTGAGCCGCGGGTTCCGCACGCCGCGCCTGGTGGTCGAGGCGCACCGGCGGCCCCAGGTCCCATACGGCGCGGGTGTGGAGGCGGCTGCTCTCGGCGCCACCGCCATGTGCGACGTGAGCGACGGCCTGCTGGGCGACCTGGGCCACGTGGCCGACGCCAGCTCCGTCTCCATCGACGTCGATCCTGCTCTCCTGGAGGTGGCCGCGCCGCTGCGCGAGGTCGCCTCAGCCCTGGGCGCCGATCCGCTCACCTGGGTCCTCACCGGCGGCGACGACAACGCCCTCGTGGCGACGTTCCCCGCCGGGACCGAACTGCCCGAGCGGTGGACCGTCATCGGCGCTGTGGCCGCCGGCTCCGGCGTGACCGTCGACGGTGCGGAGTACGCCGCGCCCGGCGGCCACGACCACTTCGCCGGCCCCTGA
- the rpmB gene encoding 50S ribosomal protein L28, producing the protein MAATCDVCGKGPGFGNSISHSHRRTPRRWNPNIQTVRTVVGGTPKRLNVCTSCLKAGKVARR; encoded by the coding sequence GTGGCTGCCACCTGCGATGTCTGCGGCAAGGGCCCGGGCTTCGGCAACTCGATCTCGCACTCGCACCGCCGGACCCCGCGTCGCTGGAACCCGAACATCCAGACCGTGCGGACGGTCGTCGGGGGCACCCCCAAGCGGCTGAACGTCTGCACCTCGTGCCTCAAGGCCGGCAAGGTCGCGCGCCGCTGA
- a CDS encoding DAK2 domain-containing protein translates to MPPVPDAEIVLRWCRAGLDALAAAREEIDALNVYPVPDGDTGTNLYLTMEAALQHAEDAEPTLAATAEAAARGALMGARGNSGIIVAQMLRGVADVLGREGTTLADGRALADGLAEAATAARDAVADPVEGTILSVARAAADAARRRASTDDRTLPAVALAAAAAAHEALDRTPAQLDVLRRAGVVDAGGRGLTVLLDAFDTVLTGRRPLPGPRTVGTHTVPAPAYTGCGPQTGPAYEVMYLLDAPHERIDPLKRTLAGIGDSLVVSGAGEEWNVHVHTDDAGAAIEAGIAAGRPHRISVTYLPVQHQAPKATAHQRVVVAFAAGDGLAELFAEAGAVVVATATGHRPSTGEMLAAVDRGDDTRTGDVVILPNERDAVPVAEAAAAELRTHGRRAAVIPTVAQVQGLAALAVHEPHRAFDADVVAMTAAAGQTRHGAVTVAAREAVTMAGVCRPGDVLGVVDGDFAVIGADLLEVATEVVARMLAAGGELVTVVTGDAATEGLADGVARAVRRGHPEADTVVYRGGQPRYPLLLGVE, encoded by the coding sequence GTGCCACCGGTTCCCGACGCTGAGATCGTGCTGCGCTGGTGCCGCGCCGGGCTCGACGCGCTCGCGGCGGCCAGAGAAGAGATCGACGCGCTGAACGTGTATCCGGTGCCGGACGGCGACACGGGAACCAACCTGTATCTCACCATGGAGGCCGCCCTCCAGCACGCCGAGGACGCCGAGCCGACGCTGGCGGCCACGGCCGAGGCGGCCGCGCGCGGAGCGCTCATGGGCGCCCGCGGCAACTCCGGCATCATCGTCGCGCAGATGCTGCGCGGCGTGGCCGACGTGCTCGGACGGGAGGGGACGACGCTCGCGGACGGGCGGGCGCTCGCCGACGGGCTGGCGGAGGCCGCGACCGCGGCGCGCGACGCCGTCGCCGACCCCGTCGAGGGCACCATCCTCAGCGTCGCCCGGGCCGCCGCCGACGCCGCCCGACGCCGGGCGAGCACAGACGACCGAACCCTCCCCGCCGTCGCGCTCGCCGCGGCCGCCGCCGCCCACGAGGCCCTCGACCGGACCCCCGCCCAGCTGGACGTCCTGCGCCGGGCGGGCGTGGTCGACGCGGGCGGGAGGGGGCTGACGGTGCTGCTGGACGCGTTCGACACCGTGCTGACCGGACGGCGGCCGCTGCCTGGCCCGCGGACCGTCGGCACCCACACCGTACCTGCCCCTGCCTACACGGGTTGCGGCCCTCAAACAGGTCCCGCCTACGAGGTCATGTACCTCCTCGACGCCCCGCACGAGCGGATCGACCCGCTCAAGCGGACCCTCGCCGGCATCGGCGACTCGCTGGTCGTCAGCGGCGCCGGCGAGGAGTGGAACGTGCACGTCCACACCGACGACGCGGGCGCGGCCATCGAGGCGGGCATCGCCGCCGGCCGGCCGCACCGCATCAGCGTCACCTACCTGCCCGTCCAGCACCAAGCGCCGAAGGCGACGGCGCACCAGCGGGTGGTCGTCGCGTTCGCCGCCGGCGACGGGCTGGCCGAGCTGTTCGCCGAGGCCGGAGCGGTCGTCGTCGCGACGGCGACGGGGCACCGGCCGTCGACCGGCGAGATGCTGGCCGCCGTCGACCGCGGCGACGACACCCGCACGGGCGACGTCGTCATCCTGCCGAACGAGCGCGACGCGGTCCCGGTGGCCGAGGCCGCCGCCGCGGAGCTGCGCACCCACGGCAGGAGGGCGGCCGTCATCCCGACGGTCGCGCAGGTCCAGGGCCTCGCCGCCCTCGCCGTCCACGAGCCGCACCGCGCCTTCGACGCCGACGTCGTCGCCATGACCGCCGCCGCGGGTCAGACCCGCCACGGCGCCGTCACCGTCGCCGCCCGCGAAGCCGTCACGATGGCCGGGGTGTGCCGGCCGGGCGACGTGCTCGGGGTGGTCGACGGCGACTTCGCGGTGATCGGCGCGGACCTGCTGGAGGTGGCCACCGAGGTGGTCGCCCGTATGCTCGCGGCAGGGGGCGAGCTGGTCACGGTTGTCACCGGCGACGCCGCCACCGAGGGCCTCGCCGACGGCGTCGCCCGCGCGGTCCGCCGCGGCCACCCTGAAGCCGACACCGTCGTCTACCGCGGCGGTCAACCCCGCTACCCGCTACTGCTCGGAGTCGAGTGA